A window from Tenacibaculum singaporense encodes these proteins:
- a CDS encoding O-acetylhomoserine aminocarboxypropyltransferase/cysteine synthase family protein gives MSTQKFATNALHAGHDVTQNGGTRAVPIYQTTSYVFNDAEHAANLFSLKELGFIYTRLNNPTNQILQDRLAALEGGIGAVVFASGTAAISTGLLTLLKAGDHIVASSSLYGGTYNLLNVTLPRLGITTTFVDASNPDSFAEAVQEHTRAFFVESLGNPKLDVLDLKAISAHAKKAEVPFIVDNTVATPALLNPIEHGANIVIHSLTKYIGGQGNSLGGAIIDAGTFNWANGKFPEFTEPSAGYHGLVYHETLGAASYTFKLILEGLRDFGGALSPTNAFNIIQGLETLEVRIQKHSENALKLAKWLQEQDEVAWVNYPGLEDNKYKNLADEYLPKGQSGLVTFGVKGGYEAAKTIADNTKLFSLLANIGDTKSLIIHPASTTHQQLSDEAQESTGVTKDLIRLSVGLENIEDLKTDLQEAFAQIPKEVLV, from the coding sequence ATGAGTACACAAAAATTCGCAACAAACGCGTTGCACGCAGGTCACGATGTAACACAAAACGGAGGAACAAGAGCAGTTCCTATTTATCAAACTACTTCGTATGTTTTTAATGATGCAGAACATGCAGCAAACCTATTTTCTTTAAAAGAGTTGGGATTTATTTACACCCGATTAAACAATCCCACCAATCAAATTTTACAAGATCGTTTAGCTGCTTTAGAAGGTGGTATTGGAGCTGTAGTGTTTGCTTCGGGTACGGCAGCCATTTCAACAGGTTTACTAACCCTACTAAAAGCAGGAGATCATATCGTAGCTTCGAGTAGTTTGTACGGAGGAACCTATAATTTGTTAAACGTTACTTTACCAAGATTAGGCATTACTACTACGTTTGTAGATGCATCTAACCCAGATAGTTTTGCAGAAGCTGTACAAGAGCATACCAGAGCTTTCTTTGTAGAGTCTTTAGGAAATCCGAAATTAGATGTCTTAGATTTAAAAGCGATATCTGCACATGCAAAAAAAGCAGAAGTGCCTTTTATTGTAGATAATACAGTAGCTACGCCAGCTTTATTAAACCCAATAGAGCATGGAGCAAATATTGTAATTCACTCCTTAACAAAGTACATTGGAGGACAAGGAAACTCGTTAGGAGGAGCTATTATTGATGCTGGAACTTTTAACTGGGCAAATGGGAAGTTTCCTGAATTTACAGAACCTTCAGCAGGATATCACGGATTGGTATATCACGAAACTTTAGGAGCAGCATCGTATACATTTAAGCTGATTTTAGAAGGCTTACGTGATTTTGGAGGGGCATTAAGTCCGACAAACGCATTCAACATTATTCAAGGATTAGAAACCTTAGAAGTACGAATTCAAAAGCATAGTGAAAATGCATTGAAACTAGCAAAGTGGTTGCAAGAGCAAGATGAAGTTGCTTGGGTAAATTATCCAGGGTTGGAAGACAACAAGTACAAAAACTTAGCAGATGAATACTTACCAAAAGGTCAAAGTGGATTGGTAACTTTTGGAGTAAAAGGAGGTTACGAAGCTGCTAAAACCATTGCTGACAATACCAAACTCTTTTCATTACTAGCCAATATTGGAGATACTAAATCTTTAATTATTCATCCAGCAAGTACTACGCACCAACAATTGAGTGATGAAGCTCAAGAAAGCACAGGAGTTACTAAAGACTTAATCCGTTTATCAGTTGGTTTGGAAAATATTGAAGATTTAAAAACCGATTTACAAGAAGCATTTGCTCAAATTCCTAAAGAAGTATTGGTTTAA
- the thrA gene encoding bifunctional aspartate kinase/homoserine dehydrogenase I encodes MKSDLQHINILSYTTLSGTQFDTIPLSYQVFGKALSTAPVVLINHALTGNSNVAGSQGWWQDLIGEDKVIDTNEYTILCFNIPGNGYDNFLIDDYKGFVARDIANIFLQGLEQLNITQLFALIGGSLGGGIAWEMAVLNPKITEHLIPVATDWKSTDWLIANCQIQEQFLINSSNPVHDARMHAMLCYRTPESFKKRFQRSKNEESALFNVESWLLHHGKKLQERYQLASYKLMNQLLKTIDVTKGREELDVLERIEADIHIVGVDSDLFFTAEENRETHKQLASAHANVTYNEINSDHGHDAFLIEYKQLEKIIEPIFNQKSTSKRMKILKFGGKSLSNEGIQNVVSIIEQKINNGEKIAVVVSARGNATDELEELLERAAKNETFKEQLEAFRYEQTKLTPLVDFSTEFNRLEKLFEGVSLLGDYSEKIKDEVLAQGELLSIKTVTDLLQQKGINALATDSRTLLKTDEIVGKGQSIVEISKENVLNHFRQYNGTTVNVVAGFIASNLKNETTTLGRNGSNYTASLLANYLDAEELQNYTHVDGIFTANPDLVADAKKIEVLSFSEANELANFGANILHAKTIIPLLEKNINLRILNTFNPNDNGTLITAKSTLKGIKSLSVLDKVALINFEGRGLLGKVGVDARIFKALSNHGISVSIISQGSSERGIGLVVDKSNATAAVKALEQEFENDIQTKDVNQISIQEEVSVISIIGQDLSEFHQPYNALIKNQIVPLLFNNTITGKNVSLVVKKEQLHKALNVIHGQVFGVAKKINIAVFGKGLVGGTLIEQILENSKSILERRKIHLNIFAIANSKKVLLEKNGVGTNWLNELEKAVEDKHTVDSVIDYAKEHHLENLIAVDNTASLDFIENYIPLVDAGFDLVSSNKIANTVSYDFYKELRKTLDKNKKSYLYETNVGAGLPLIDTIKLLHDSGENITRIRGVFSGSLSYLFNKFSSEDVTFSTVLQEAIDKGFTEPDPREDLCGNDVARKLLILARELDLENEFDDIQIENLIPEEFREVSSDEFLGNLEKLDATFQQQKESQEEKHVLRYIGDLHGDLQQTKGELDVKLVSVLESSPLGSLKGSDAIFEIYTESYGEQPIVIQGAGAGSKVTARGVFGDILRLAKNNN; translated from the coding sequence ATGAAAAGTGATTTGCAACATATTAATATTCTTAGTTATACCACATTAAGCGGTACACAATTCGATACAATTCCGTTAAGCTATCAAGTTTTTGGAAAAGCATTGAGTACCGCTCCTGTGGTACTTATTAACCACGCACTCACAGGAAATAGCAATGTTGCTGGAAGCCAAGGTTGGTGGCAAGATTTAATAGGAGAAGATAAGGTTATAGATACTAATGAATATACCATTTTATGCTTTAACATTCCAGGAAATGGTTATGATAATTTCTTAATAGATGATTACAAAGGTTTCGTAGCACGTGATATTGCAAACATTTTTCTACAAGGGCTAGAACAACTCAACATAACACAACTATTTGCGCTGATAGGAGGGTCTTTAGGAGGAGGAATTGCATGGGAAATGGCTGTGTTGAATCCAAAAATTACTGAGCATTTAATTCCGGTAGCAACTGATTGGAAATCGACCGATTGGTTGATAGCGAATTGTCAAATACAAGAGCAATTTTTAATCAATTCTAGTAATCCTGTGCATGATGCACGTATGCATGCAATGTTGTGTTATAGAACACCAGAATCGTTTAAAAAACGTTTTCAGCGTTCAAAAAATGAAGAATCAGCGCTTTTTAATGTAGAAAGTTGGTTGTTGCACCATGGAAAAAAGTTACAAGAACGCTACCAATTAGCCTCTTACAAATTGATGAATCAGTTATTAAAAACCATTGATGTAACAAAAGGAAGAGAAGAGCTAGATGTATTAGAGAGAATCGAGGCAGACATCCATATTGTAGGCGTAGATTCCGATTTGTTTTTTACTGCGGAAGAAAACAGAGAAACACACAAACAACTGGCATCTGCCCATGCGAATGTAACCTACAATGAAATTAATTCAGATCATGGGCATGATGCTTTCTTAATAGAATACAAGCAATTAGAAAAAATTATTGAACCTATATTCAATCAAAAATCAACAAGTAAGAGAATGAAAATTTTAAAGTTTGGCGGAAAATCTTTGTCGAATGAAGGGATACAAAATGTAGTATCTATCATAGAACAGAAAATTAATAATGGAGAGAAGATAGCAGTGGTAGTATCAGCAAGAGGAAATGCTACAGATGAACTGGAAGAACTCTTAGAAAGAGCTGCTAAAAATGAAACTTTTAAAGAACAATTAGAAGCATTTCGATATGAGCAAACGAAATTAACTCCGTTAGTAGATTTTTCTACGGAATTTAATCGCTTAGAAAAGTTGTTTGAGGGAGTTAGTTTGTTAGGAGATTATAGCGAAAAGATAAAAGATGAAGTGTTAGCTCAAGGTGAGTTATTATCGATAAAAACGGTAACCGACTTGTTGCAACAAAAAGGGATCAATGCCCTAGCTACAGATTCAAGAACGTTGTTAAAAACGGATGAGATAGTTGGCAAAGGGCAATCGATTGTTGAAATTTCTAAAGAAAATGTATTAAATCACTTTAGACAATATAACGGAACAACTGTGAATGTGGTAGCAGGGTTTATAGCTTCAAACCTAAAAAACGAAACTACTACGTTGGGTAGAAACGGAAGTAATTATACCGCCTCGTTGTTAGCGAACTATCTAGATGCTGAAGAGTTGCAAAACTACACGCATGTTGATGGAATCTTCACGGCAAATCCTGATTTGGTGGCAGATGCTAAGAAAATAGAGGTATTATCATTTTCAGAAGCAAATGAATTGGCAAACTTTGGAGCGAACATCTTACATGCTAAAACAATTATTCCGTTGTTAGAGAAAAATATCAATCTACGAATTTTAAATACCTTCAATCCTAACGATAATGGTACATTGATTACAGCAAAATCAACCTTAAAAGGAATCAAATCATTATCGGTTTTAGACAAGGTTGCTTTAATCAATTTTGAAGGAAGAGGTTTATTAGGTAAAGTAGGGGTTGATGCACGTATTTTTAAAGCATTGAGTAATCATGGAATTAGCGTGAGCATTATTTCGCAAGGTTCTTCAGAAAGAGGAATTGGTTTAGTGGTCGACAAATCGAATGCAACTGCTGCTGTAAAAGCCTTAGAGCAAGAGTTTGAAAATGACATACAAACAAAAGATGTAAATCAAATTTCAATTCAGGAAGAAGTATCTGTAATTTCAATTATTGGGCAAGATTTAAGTGAGTTTCATCAGCCATACAACGCTTTAATTAAGAACCAAATAGTTCCCTTGTTATTCAACAATACGATTACAGGTAAAAATGTAAGCTTGGTAGTGAAGAAAGAGCAATTACACAAGGCGTTGAATGTGATTCACGGTCAGGTATTTGGAGTTGCTAAAAAGATTAACATTGCTGTTTTTGGTAAGGGATTAGTTGGAGGAACTTTGATAGAACAAATTCTAGAGAATTCAAAATCAATTTTAGAAAGACGTAAAATTCACTTGAATATTTTTGCGATTGCTAATTCTAAAAAAGTATTATTAGAAAAAAATGGAGTTGGAACTAATTGGCTGAATGAGCTTGAAAAAGCAGTAGAAGATAAGCATACAGTTGATAGTGTAATTGACTATGCAAAAGAACATCATTTAGAAAATTTAATAGCAGTAGACAATACAGCTAGCTTAGACTTTATAGAAAATTACATTCCGTTAGTCGATGCTGGGTTTGACTTAGTCTCTTCTAACAAAATAGCGAATACTGTTTCGTACGATTTTTATAAAGAACTACGTAAAACCTTAGATAAAAATAAGAAGAGTTACCTGTATGAAACCAATGTTGGCGCAGGTTTACCATTGATTGATACGATTAAATTATTGCACGATTCAGGAGAGAATATAACCAGAATTCGAGGAGTGTTCTCAGGATCATTAAGTTATTTATTCAATAAATTTTCTTCGGAAGACGTAACATTTTCAACGGTGTTACAAGAAGCTATTGATAAAGGGTTTACAGAACCAGACCCTCGTGAAGATTTATGTGGAAATGATGTTGCCAGAAAACTATTGATTTTGGCACGTGAATTAGATTTAGAAAACGAGTTTGATGATATTCAGATAGAAAACTTGATTCCAGAGGAGTTTAGAGAAGTTTCTTCTGATGAGTTTTTAGGAAACTTAGAAAAACTAGATGCTACATTTCAACAGCAAAAAGAATCACAAGAAGAGAAACACGTACTGAGATATATCGGAGATTTACATGGAGATTTACAACAAACAAAAGGAGAGTTAGATGTAAAATTAGTCTCGGTGCTAGAGAGCTCACCTTTAGGAAGTTTAAAAGGTTCTGACGCCATTTTTGAAATTTATACGGAGTCTTATGGAGAACAACCCATAGTAATACAAGGAGCAGGAGCAGGATCAAAAGTTACTGCTAGGGGTGTATTTGGAGACATCTTACGATTAGCAAAGAATAATAACTAG
- a CDS encoding O-succinylhomoserine sulfhydrylase — translation MSKNFETQAIRTQTERSQFSEHSTPLYLTSSFVFDDAEDMRASFAEEKEKNLYSRFSNPNTTEFVDKIVAMEGAEAGYAFATGMAAVFSTFGALLNAGDHIVSCRSVFGSTHSLFTKYLPKWNIETSYFKINEIDRIESLIQPNTKILYAETPTNPAVDILDLELLGSIAKKHNLLLVIDNCFATPYLQNPIKFGADLVIHSATKLIDGQGRVLGGVVVGKEELIREIYLFSRNTGPTMSPFNAWVLSKSLETLSIRVEKHCENALKVAQFLEEHPKVNLVKYPFLKSHPQHEIAKKQMRLGGNIVAFEVKGGIEAGRNFLNSIKVCSLSANLGDTRTIVTHPASTTHSKLSEEDRLEVGITDGLVRCSLGLENVEDIINDLNQALNN, via the coding sequence ATGAGCAAAAATTTTGAAACACAAGCCATACGAACGCAAACAGAACGTTCACAATTTTCAGAGCATTCTACACCCTTATACCTAACCTCAAGTTTTGTGTTTGATGATGCTGAAGACATGCGAGCATCGTTTGCCGAAGAAAAGGAGAAGAATTTATACAGTAGATTTTCAAATCCGAATACCACAGAATTTGTCGACAAAATAGTGGCTATGGAAGGTGCCGAGGCGGGATATGCGTTTGCAACCGGTATGGCAGCTGTATTTTCAACTTTTGGAGCTCTGTTAAATGCGGGAGATCATATTGTGTCGTGTCGCTCTGTTTTTGGGTCAACTCATAGTTTGTTTACAAAGTATTTACCTAAATGGAATATAGAAACGAGTTATTTTAAAATTAATGAGATAGATAGGATTGAAAGTTTAATTCAGCCGAATACAAAAATATTGTATGCTGAAACTCCAACAAATCCAGCAGTTGATATTTTAGATTTAGAGTTGTTAGGAAGCATTGCAAAGAAGCACAATTTATTGTTAGTGATAGATAATTGTTTTGCAACTCCGTACTTACAGAATCCTATCAAATTTGGAGCAGATTTGGTTATTCACTCAGCTACAAAACTAATAGATGGACAAGGTCGTGTCTTAGGAGGTGTTGTGGTAGGAAAAGAGGAACTGATAAGAGAAATTTATTTGTTTTCAAGAAACACTGGACCTACAATGTCACCATTCAATGCTTGGGTGCTGTCTAAGAGTTTAGAAACTTTATCGATACGAGTGGAAAAACATTGCGAGAATGCGTTGAAGGTGGCGCAGTTTTTAGAAGAGCACCCAAAGGTGAACTTGGTAAAGTATCCATTCTTAAAATCGCATCCGCAGCATGAAATTGCAAAAAAGCAAATGCGATTGGGAGGAAACATTGTCGCTTTTGAAGTAAAAGGAGGTATTGAAGCTGGACGCAACTTTTTAAATAGTATAAAAGTATGCTCATTATCAGCAAATTTAGGAGACACACGAACGATTGTAACACATCCGGCATCAACCACTCACAGTAAGTTAAGTGAAGAGGATAGGTTAGAAGTAGGAATAACAGATGGATTGGTACGATGCTCGTTAGGACTAGAAAATGTAGAGGATATAATTAACGATTTAAATCAAGCATTAAATAATTAA
- a CDS encoding RrF2 family transcriptional regulator, which translates to MLSKKTKYGIKALTFIAKQEKGTMVQIATISENENISHKFLESILLTLRKSGILGAKKGKGGGYYLLKPASEIKMTDVIRTLEGPIAMVPCVSLNYYEKCDDCPDEEACSVHKLMIQVRDNTLQVLRNNTLADLV; encoded by the coding sequence ATGCTTTCTAAGAAAACAAAATACGGAATTAAGGCGCTTACTTTTATTGCAAAACAAGAAAAGGGCACTATGGTACAAATAGCTACCATTTCAGAAAACGAAAATATTTCACACAAGTTTTTAGAAAGCATATTACTTACCTTACGAAAATCAGGGATTTTAGGAGCAAAAAAAGGAAAGGGTGGAGGCTATTATTTGCTAAAGCCTGCGAGCGAAATTAAAATGACTGATGTTATTAGAACACTAGAAGGCCCCATAGCTATGGTACCCTGTGTTAGTTTGAATTATTATGAAAAATGTGATGACTGTCCAGATGAAGAAGCATGCTCAGTACACAAATTAATGATTCAAGTAAGAGATAATACGCTACAAGTACTTCGTAATAACACACTTGCAGATTTAGTGTAG
- a CDS encoding DUF2061 domain-containing protein has translation MIVEQVVENKANYKEDKLSEKPLRSIIKSISWRVVGTIDTILISWVITGQVKTAFSIGAVELVTKMLLYFFHERVWNSIKWGKK, from the coding sequence ATGATTGTAGAACAAGTAGTAGAAAATAAAGCTAATTATAAAGAAGATAAGCTTTCTGAAAAACCACTAAGAAGCATTATAAAGTCAATAAGTTGGAGAGTTGTTGGTACCATAGATACAATATTAATATCATGGGTAATTACAGGACAAGTAAAAACAGCTTTTTCAATTGGAGCTGTAGAATTAGTAACAAAAATGCTATTGTATTTTTTTCACGAAAGAGTTTGGAACAGTATTAAATGGGGCAAAAAATGA
- a CDS encoding phosphoadenosine phosphosulfate reductase domain-containing protein produces MNLETVNAELKNKSPKEIIVWALLQANKAVVTTNFRPYEGAILHAVASVKNSIDVIWCDTGYNTPQTYKHAEELIEKLQLNIQLYVPKQTVAHRNITLGLPTVDDPKHAVFTEQVKLEPFKRAMKEHKPDVWFTNLRKGQTAFRDSIDIVSKSKDGVLKVSPFYHWSDEKLDTYLEEHQLPNEFKYFDPTKVESNRECGLHI; encoded by the coding sequence ATGAATTTAGAAACCGTAAACGCAGAGTTAAAAAACAAATCTCCAAAAGAGATTATTGTTTGGGCATTATTACAAGCAAATAAAGCCGTAGTAACCACAAACTTTCGCCCCTATGAAGGAGCCATTTTGCACGCAGTAGCATCAGTAAAAAATAGTATAGATGTTATTTGGTGTGATACAGGATATAATACTCCACAAACCTATAAACATGCTGAAGAGTTAATTGAAAAATTACAATTAAACATTCAGTTGTATGTACCTAAACAAACGGTTGCACACAGAAATATCACTTTAGGATTACCAACAGTTGATGATCCAAAACATGCGGTATTTACTGAGCAAGTGAAGTTAGAGCCTTTTAAAAGAGCAATGAAAGAGCATAAACCAGATGTTTGGTTTACCAATTTAAGAAAAGGACAAACAGCTTTTAGAGATAGTATTGATATTGTTTCAAAAAGTAAAGACGGAGTATTAAAAGTGAGTCCGTTTTACCATTGGTCAGATGAGAAGTTAGATACTTATTTAGAAGAGCATCAATTACCTAACGAGTTTAAGTACTTCGATCCCACAAAAGTAGAAAGTAATAGAGAATGTGGTTTACATATTTAA
- the cysD gene encoding sulfate adenylyltransferase subunit CysD → MNIETIQVGALESEAIYILREVVAQFEKPVLLFSGGKDSITLVRLAQKAFYPAKIPFPLLHIDTGHNFPETIEFRDRLVEELGVELIVREVQDNIDAGKVKEETGKYASRNMLQTETLLDAIEEFGFDACIGGARRDEEKARAKERIFSVRDDFGQWDEKNQRPELFDMLNGRIDLGQNVRVFPISNWTELDVWSYIQQEKIEIPSIYFAHKRATFIRDGLIWSANDEVVYREEEEEVQERMVRFRTVGDMSCTAAVLSDAIDIDTVVDEIRESTISERGARIDDKRSEAAMEKRKQQGYF, encoded by the coding sequence ATGAATATAGAAACGATACAAGTAGGAGCTTTAGAAAGTGAAGCCATATATATATTAAGAGAAGTAGTCGCGCAATTTGAAAAACCGGTGTTATTGTTTTCGGGGGGCAAAGATAGCATAACACTGGTGCGACTTGCTCAAAAAGCATTTTATCCAGCAAAAATTCCGTTCCCTTTATTGCATATCGATACAGGACATAATTTTCCTGAAACGATTGAATTTAGAGATCGTTTGGTAGAAGAATTAGGTGTTGAGTTAATCGTAAGAGAAGTACAAGACAATATTGATGCTGGTAAAGTAAAAGAAGAAACAGGAAAGTACGCTAGCCGAAACATGTTACAAACCGAAACGTTATTAGATGCCATTGAAGAATTTGGTTTCGACGCATGTATCGGTGGAGCGCGTAGAGATGAAGAAAAAGCGAGAGCTAAAGAGCGTATTTTTTCAGTACGAGATGATTTTGGACAATGGGATGAAAAGAATCAACGTCCAGAGTTGTTTGATATGCTAAATGGAAGAATTGATTTAGGTCAAAATGTACGTGTTTTTCCAATTTCTAACTGGACAGAATTAGATGTTTGGTCGTATATACAACAAGAGAAAATTGAAATTCCATCCATCTATTTCGCTCATAAAAGAGCCACTTTTATTAGAGATGGGTTAATCTGGTCTGCAAATGATGAAGTTGTGTATAGAGAAGAGGAAGAAGAAGTACAAGAGCGTATGGTTCGTTTTAGAACAGTAGGAGATATGAGTTGTACGGCAGCAGTTTTATCAGATGCAATAGACATTGATACAGTAGTAGACGAAATTAGAGAATCAACTATATCAGAAAGAGGAGCAAGGATAGATGATAAACGCTCAGAAGCAGCAATGGAGAAACGTAAACAACAAGGATATTTTTAA
- a CDS encoding sulfate adenylyltransferase subunit 1, with the protein MNVVKIATAGSVDDGKSTLIGRILYDTKSLTQDKLEAIEEKSKQRGFDYLDFSLATDGLVAEREQGITIDVAHIYFSTPKTSFIIADTPGHIEYTRNMVTGASNSQASIILVDARNGVVEQTYRHFFINNLLRVKDVIVAVNKMDLVDFSEEKFNQIKGEIEYLAKKSDYQNQNITFIPLSALKGDNVVKSSENTPWYKGETLLNYLENLGSEDTQEVSKARFPVQTVIRPKTDEYHDFRGYAGKLYGGDLAVGDSVTVLPSATESTIKSIRFFDKEYARAKRGSSVNITLEDDVNVSRGDMLVKTGEEPYVVKQLEATICWMDKAPLQASEKYYIKHGVNDVQAKITELKTIVRTDFSGVEEAPAKLSLNEIGEASLKVSKPLFVDSYEENKANGAFIIINPKTNNTSGVGFIK; encoded by the coding sequence ATGAACGTAGTAAAAATAGCAACAGCAGGAAGTGTAGATGACGGAAAGAGCACACTAATAGGGCGAATTTTATACGATACAAAATCATTAACCCAAGATAAATTAGAAGCAATAGAAGAAAAAAGTAAGCAACGCGGATTTGATTACTTAGATTTTTCTTTAGCCACTGACGGATTAGTAGCAGAACGTGAACAAGGAATTACTATTGATGTAGCTCACATATATTTCTCAACACCAAAAACAAGTTTTATCATAGCTGATACTCCTGGTCATATTGAGTATACCAGAAACATGGTTACTGGAGCATCAAATTCACAAGCTTCTATCATTTTGGTAGATGCCAGAAATGGAGTGGTAGAACAAACCTATCGTCATTTCTTTATCAATAATTTATTGAGAGTAAAAGATGTGATAGTAGCTGTAAACAAAATGGATTTGGTAGACTTTTCAGAAGAAAAATTCAATCAGATTAAAGGAGAAATAGAGTATCTAGCTAAGAAGAGCGACTATCAAAATCAAAATATCACATTCATACCTCTTTCAGCTTTGAAAGGAGATAATGTTGTGAAGTCTTCAGAAAACACCCCTTGGTATAAAGGAGAAACATTACTGAATTACCTTGAAAACTTGGGATCTGAAGATACGCAAGAAGTATCAAAAGCACGTTTCCCAGTGCAAACAGTTATCCGACCTAAAACGGATGAATATCACGATTTTAGAGGATATGCAGGGAAATTGTACGGAGGTGATTTAGCAGTAGGAGATAGCGTAACAGTATTACCATCAGCAACAGAATCTACCATAAAAAGCATTCGATTTTTTGATAAAGAATATGCAAGAGCAAAAAGAGGAAGCTCTGTAAACATCACTTTAGAAGATGATGTAAATGTAAGTAGAGGTGATATGTTGGTTAAAACGGGTGAAGAACCATATGTGGTAAAACAGTTAGAAGCTACCATTTGTTGGATGGATAAGGCACCATTACAAGCTTCAGAAAAGTATTACATCAAACATGGAGTAAACGATGTACAAGCGAAAATAACGGAGTTAAAAACAATTGTTCGCACTGATTTTTCTGGAGTAGAAGAAGCGCCTGCCAAATTATCATTAAACGAAATAGGCGAAGCAAGTTTAAAAGTAAGCAAGCCTTTGTTTGTTGATTCATATGAAGAAAATAAGGCAAACGGAGCATTTATCATTATCAACCCCAAAACGAACAATACGTCAGGAGTTGGTTTTATCAAGTAA
- a CDS encoding 4Fe-4S dicluster domain-containing protein: MAIIITDECINCGACEPECPNTAIYEGASDWKYSEGTSLQGNVTLLDGTSVNANEENAPVSDEYYFIVPDKCTECKGFHEEPQCAAVCPVDCCVPDDAHVETEEQLLAKQEFLHNE, translated from the coding sequence ATGGCAATAATCATTACAGATGAATGCATCAACTGTGGGGCTTGTGAACCAGAATGCCCAAATACAGCCATTTATGAAGGAGCGAGTGACTGGAAATATAGCGAAGGAACTTCATTACAAGGAAATGTAACCTTATTGGATGGAACTTCGGTAAATGCAAATGAGGAGAATGCACCGGTGTCAGATGAGTATTATTTTATAGTACCCGATAAATGTACTGAGTGTAAAGGATTTCATGAAGAACCACAATGTGCGGCAGTATGTCCGGTAGATTGTTGTGTGCCAGATGATGCACATGTAGAAACAGAAGAACAATTGTTAGCAAAACAAGAGTTCTTACATAACGAATAA